The following coding sequences lie in one Rutidosis leptorrhynchoides isolate AG116_Rl617_1_P2 chromosome 4, CSIRO_AGI_Rlap_v1, whole genome shotgun sequence genomic window:
- the LOC139843335 gene encoding uncharacterized protein, translated as MASLSSLLPSISLNPHHHSVLLKSASSSVSFGSIKHEFRNSVKPRVSMSISIGSTTVADNALFADYKPTNAFMFPGQGAQTIGMGREAQKVPAAAELYNKANEILGFNLLDVCINGPKEKLDSTVVSQPAIYVNSLAAVEILHAREGGQQIIDSVDVTCGLSLGEYTALAFAGAFSFEDGLTLVKLRGQAMQEAAEAAKGAMVSVIGLDSDTVQQLCDAANEEVEGAEKVQIANFLCPGNYVVSGGVRGIETVEAKAKSFNARMTVRLAANGAFHTKAMNPAVSQLESALAATQMRTPRIPVISNVHAQPHAYPDSIKQILARQVTEQVQWETIVKTLLSKGLVKSYELGPGKVLSGIVKRMDKTSMIENVYA; from the exons ATGGCTTCATTATCATCATTACTTCCATCAATTTCACTAAATCCACATCATCATTCGGTGTTATTGAAAAGCGCATCTTCATCTGTTTCTTTTGGGAGTATTAAACATGAATTTCGTAATTCGGTGAAACCTAGGGTTTCTATGAGCATATCAATTGGATCTACAACTGTAGCTGATAATGCACTGTTTGCTGATTATAAACCTACTAATGCCTTTATGTTTCCTGGTCAG GGTGCACAAACAATTGGAATGGGACGAGAGGCGCAAAAGGTGCCAGCTGCCGCAGAATTGTACAATAAGGCGAATGAAATTTTAGG GTTTAACTTATTGGATGTTTGCATTAATGGACCGAAAGAAAAGTTGGATTCTACTGTTGTAAGTCAG CCAGCTATATATGTTAATAGTTTAGCTGCAGTAGAGATATTACATGCTCGTGAAGGTGGTCAGCAGATTATTGATTCAGTCGATGTTACATGTGGATTAAGCTTGGGTGAATACACAGCTCTTGCATTTGCTGGAGCCTTTAG cttCGAGGATGGTCTCACGTTGGTTAAATTGAGAGGTCAAGCAATGCAA GAAGCTGCGGAGGCTGCTAAAGGGGCTATGGTCAGTGTCATTGGACTAGATTCTGATACAGTCCAACAACTTTGTGATGCAGCCAATGAAGAAGTTGAGGGAGCCGAAAAAGTTCAAATTGCAAATTTCTTATGTCCC ggAAACTATGTGGTTTCTGGTGGTGTGAGGGGGATCGAAACTGTAGAAGCGAAAGCAAAATCGTTCAATGCTCGAATGACG GTGCGCCTTGCTGCTAATGGAGCCTTTCATACAAAAGCCATGAATCCAGCCGTGTCCCAACTTGAGTCCGCTTTGGCTGCAACCCAAATGAGGACTCCAAGAATACCAGTTATATCTAATGTTCATGCACAACCACATGCTTACCCTGACTCAATCAAGCAAATCTTGGCTCGTCAG GTTACAGAACAAGTTCAGTGGGAGACGATCGTGAAGACTCTCCTATCAAAGGGACTGGTAAAAAGTTATGAACTTGGACCTGGAAAG GTTCTTTCTGGAATTGTGAAGAGAATGGACAAAACATCTATGATTGAGAATGTTTACGCCTGA